A window of Nitrospirota bacterium genomic DNA:
GCACCCCGGCATCTGCTTCTTTGAGGATCGCGATGATCTGTGTTTCGGTGAATCTCGAGCTTTTCATGAGAACCTCCTGGCGTCCATATAATGCCAGAAAGCTCTACTTTTAGCATGTCTCTTTTTTAGGGAAGCTTACGACTAGAGGCAAAGAAAAGAACTATCGCTACCGCGGATATCTCATCGATGATGGTCTCATTTGCTACTTTCGATAATTTTATAAAGCTGAGGATCACAAAACATAGCCCTAGCAAGTTTGAAGATGTTGGCAATATATGATTGGACATATTATGTTTATTATTTTCATTCTTAGTCATTTGAGGATCCCGTCCTTATCTTTAGTCATTGTCAGCAGTCTCGTTGAATCATGAACCTGCCAGCCACAGATTAATAAATTATAATTTCCCTATTTTGTGCACCAGGTACTTGGCGATCAAGAAGATCACAAAGCCCCAGACCAGGATCAAAGCTGCGATAAAGCGAAGCTTGTTGGCTGTGCCGGCATCGAGAAATCTGGTTGCCCGCTCCCTGCAGTCGTCAAGGATAACGGGGTCGATGATCTTTCTGCAGATCACATAACTGATCCTGAGAACAACGATGTCGTCGACTTGACCCCAGAACGGCACCCTATCGTTGATCAAGTCGTACGGCGACACCACGTAGGCGATGGCAAACAAAAGGATCAGCTTCACATACCAGCGGACGCACCGATCCCGGGATGCGAGCCACATCGCAAGGACTTCTACGGAGAATGACTTCACGGCCTTTTGGAGATTTTCACGAATATTCATACCATATTTATAGACCTTTTTTTGTTCAATGTTATATTCGCACTACCTGCCTCCCTGTTGTTTATTGCCGGCCCAAAGAGGCACGCCCTTGTCATCGCGGAGCTTTAACACTTCATCGCCCTTTCTCACCTCGCCGGCAATAAACAAGGCTTGCCCGTCTGCCGCGGTCTTGACGCCCTTAATATCAACTTTATCGCCCACACTGATCCGGATATTCTGTAAGTCAACATATACATGGGGGCCAAGAAAAACGAGAAGCTGCCCGCCGGATGTGATGAGTTCGAGCCCGGCACCGCTCATCTTGCCGTTCTTTGTCTCAATATCTTTCACCGAAGAGACCTCACCGCTCACGACCTCAGCCCTGGATGGATCGTAGCTCTGCTTTCCTTCTCCCCGCGATCCCCCTCTCCCGCCGAAGCGTCCGAAGCCCTGTTGTCCATACACGGACACCGTTACCAGAGCGAAGAGCGCCGAAAAAGAAATCAAGATGAGCGCATATACCGTGAATTTCTTCATATCCTGTTCCTCCTCCTGGCTATAGCCGCTCTATAACCGATTGCGAGAAGCGATAGCGATGACACTTCTAACCTTGTGTTCGATCCTTTAAAAGTGGAATCAGTTTTTGAACCAATTCGCGCTTGCCGAGAAAGGCATCTGCACCCGCCCGTAAGAAAGCCTGCTCGTTCGATTCGATGCTGATGCCGAGGATAAATGCCTCGGGACAGAGAGGACGAAGCCACCTGGTTAACTCATCACCATTCATCTCCGGCATGCGATAGTCGATCAGGAGTATTTCAAAGTGCTTTTTTCGTATCAGATCGAGAGCGGCTGCACCACTCTCGCAGGTACTGACGATATATCCCTCAAATTCTAAAAAGATCCGGAGACTATCTCTCGTTGATTTGTCATCGTCGATGACAAGCACCTCTCCGCTACTCACGTCATTCCTCCTGGTTTGCGGAAAATTCCTTTTTTTCTCATTGGTCCGTGGTCGAAAGCAAGGAAAATATTTCCCCCTTGACCCCGGATCGTGAAATATTTTCCCGCGACGGTCCGATCACTATCGATAGCGACGTGACCGTTGTGATCATTATCAAAGGTTTTCAAGCCTTCCCTTGTCGGCATAGAATTTGCTTCATGCTCTACAACTAACAACAGAAAGGAGGTGATAACAATGTCCGTTCAATCAATCGGCAGCACCGGCAGTACTCAATACTTGAGCACTTTGACCGATGACTTTAAGAATCTACAGAATGACATCAAGGCTGTTGAGGATGCGAAGAATTCGGGGAGCCAGGACCAGGTCACCCTGTCACAAGATGCCCTGCAGAAGGCCATGAATCAGTTCAAGAATGATCTGGCCGGTCTGACCCAGGGAGCGCAAGGCCATCACCACCATCACCATCACAAGGTGGCTAATTCCAACTCCGATCCAAAAAGCAATACAGGTACGACCGTGTCTTCCGTCGCTAATGCCGCCAGTCAGTACTCAGCACAGCCCCAGATCAACGTCGGCAATATTGATTTAATAGCTTAAGATCAGGAGGGAGCAAACAGGCAGGCAAAGGTAATTATGCCGTCTCCTCTGCCTGCCCGTTTACCCACGCCTAACTCTGTTCCAGATCAGTCAACACGGCCTACTCGATGTATTCTCTTCATTACAAAGCCTGCTCTTTTAGATGTCCGCGTGACGCTGCGCCCTTATCCGGGATATCATCTCCCTGAGAAAACCGTCCTAAGACTTTCATCTCCTGCGACCGACATTTCGATTCTCGTCGTCCGGGGCCTTGAGCAGGTCATACGCCACGACAAGAAAAGCGATCAGAAGAACCGCGTAATCAAGGTAAAAGATATTCACATCCATCACCCGTCCCTTCTCAACATATTAAAAAAAAGAGGTGCCGACATACTATCGGCACCCTGAATGTGCACAGGGCACGATGCGATCCAAACACCTTGTTGAAGCCTGCCTCATCTTGCAGCGTCAGGAGTGCTCTTGCTCCTTACCCTGCAGCGCCCCTTCTTTCTTCTCGGCCGGTGGAGTCATTCGCCTGCCGTCATGCTTCATTCTTTCGGTCCCGGGGCCCATTTCAAGCATCTCCTTGAATTTTTTCCTCTGCTCCGGCGTCAGTTTTGTCTTGATCTCCTGACTGGCCTTAATGTGGGAGAGGCGGATGTCCGTTTGGAGCGACGCCATTTTTGCAAGCGTTGCTTCCACCGCGGTCATATCCACCTGGTCCTTACGAAGAAGATCCCTCAAATCGATCCTGGCCACTTCGAGATCGGCCCTCTTCCTGACGGTATCTTTCATCACCCTGCTCTTGATCTCCCTTACAGCCTCCTTCTGCTTTTCATCAAGACCGAGACTCATGAGAGTTCTCCACATATGATGATGCTCTCTCCTCATCATGGGCATGCCTTCATGCCGCATCGGCGATATCATGGGCGTGCCCTCTCCCCGGAAACTTTTCCCCGAGCCGTCCGAGCAACCGCATGTCTGCGCAGAAGCATCATGTGAGGCGATAACCAGAACAACAAAGCCTAACAATAGACCCGCTAAAATCCTTTTCATAGAAACCTCCTTTTAAGTTCGGCATTCGGTACTGCCGTTTTCCTGGCCATACATTAACAACCAAATATGGCACAAATATGAAGGAATTGAGAAAATGCATCCGTACTGTTTTTTCCCCTTGACCATGGGTCACAATGCATTACAATTCAAGTGGGCGAACTATTGCGAGGTATAAGACACGATGAAAATCGGCATTACCTACCGGCTGTTTCTCTCCATCCTGGCCGCCACGGGCCTGGCGATCCTTTCCCTGTTTTTGATCATGCGCTGGAATATCGACCAGGGTTTTTATCAGTACCTCAAAACCCTGGACCAGAGCAGACTGGAGCAGATGGCCGGCAATCTGGAAGAGGCCTATAGCGAGCACGGGAACTGGGATTTCCTGAGAGACAACCCGAGACTCTGGATAGGAAGCCTCATGAGTGTGAGGTCTGACGATGCAGCAGATGCTCCATCGAAAATAATTGAAGATGGCAAGGAGATGCCGCCCCTGCCGCAGGGCCCGAGGCGTGGTCGCCGTTCACGATGGCCCTTTATCGTTCTGGACGCAGAGCGAAAGCCGGTCTTCGGGAAGATCGAGGAGGCGGAAGGGGCGGACTTCAGACCCGTTATCCAGAACGGGAAGACCGTGGGCTATATAGGGTTCCTGCCTCCAAAACAATTTCTTAACCCCCACCAGCTTCAGTTTCTCAAACAGCAGAAATCAGCTCTCATCCTTGCTGCAGGCGGGATGGTCCTGGCGGTCATGATATTTTCGCTCCCGCTGGCAAAGCGTCTGGTACGTCCGATCAGGGCCATGACCGCGGCAACCGGTGATCTTGCTTCCGGAAATTATTCGGTCCGCGTTCCGGTCGGTTCTCTGGATGAGTTGGGGCAGCTTGCCCGTGACTTTAACACTCTGGCGCTGACCCTTGAGAAGAATGAACAGGCGCGGCGTCAATGGGTTGCCGACATCTCCCATGAACTGCGGACACCCGTTGCCGTGCTGCGGGGCGAACTTGAGGCGCTCCTGGACGGGATCCGTACGGTCACTCCGGAAGCGATCCAATCGCTTCACGCAGAGGCGATGCGCCTGAACCGTCTCGTGGATGACCTCTACCAGCTTTCCCTGTCCGATATCGGCGCCCTGACCTACCGGAAGGAGAATCTTGATCTCGCCCGGGTGCTCAGGGACTCCCTGGAGTCCTATCGAACGGAGTTCGGCCGGAAGGGGATCAAGGTCACCGAGGATATATCCCGGGAGTGCGGGATCATGGTGTTCGCCGACAGGGAGCGGCTGAACCAGCTTTTCACGAACATGCTCGAAAATTCCCTGAGATACACTGACCCGGGAGGAGATCTCGTGATCGGCCTTGCGTTCCCTGAGGGGCAGGTCAGTATTGTATTCCAGGATTCTACGCCGGGCGTGCCGAAGGAAGAGTTGGACAGATTGTTCGAGCGTCTCTACCGTGTGGAAGGGTCTCGAAGCCGGACTTCAGGCGGGGCGGGGCTTGGCCTGGCAATCAGCAAAAAGATCGTTGAAGCCCATGAGGGAACGATCTCCGCCCATCCCTCTCCGCTGGGCGGGTTACTGATCAGGGTCACGTTCCCGATCATTGTAAGGAGCGCATGAACGGGAAGATTCTCATTGTTGAGGACGAGGCGAAGCTGGCGAACCTGCTCGTCGACTACCTGAAGACCTCCGGGTTCGAGCCATTTTCGCTGTCGAACGGAACCGAGGCGGTGCCCTGGATCAGGGAGCACAAGCCGGATCTCGTGCTCCTCGACCTGATGCTGCCGGGACGCGACGGGATGGATATCTGCCGGGAAGTCCGGACCTTCTCCCGGGTCCCGGTCATCATGGTGACGGCGAAGGTTGAGGAGATCGACCGCTTACTCGGGCTTGAACTCGGGGCCGACGACTACATCTGCAAGCCTTTCAGCCCGCGCGAGGTCGTTGCGCGGGTCAAAGCAGTCCTCAGGCGGGCTCACGACGGAAAGACCTTTCAGGCGCACGGACTCGTTCTGGATGAACATCGCTACCGGGCCGCGCTTCGGGGGCAGGACCTGGGCCTCACGGCCGTGGAATTCAAGTTGCTGCAGGTCCTCGTCATCAACCCGGGGCGGATATATAACCGCCAGCAACTCATGGAAAAAATTTACCCCGACGACCGATTCGTAAGCGACCGCACGATCGACGGCCATATAAAAAAATTGCGGAGGAAACTTGAAGCTGTCGACCCGGAAACGAAGCTCATCCAGTCTGTATATGGCGTCGGCTACAAGTTCGAATCCGAGCCATAGTCATCAGTGCACGTCTTAGACCCCCGCGACGCCGTCTTCTGCGTACCTTCACACAGACCTCTTGGCAGCGTTTTCTCTATCGCCTGTTTGTCCAGCCCTTCGCCAATGACCACCAGCCTGCTTTCCTTGATGTCCTGTTCAAAGCGTATCCTATCTACCCTGCCGAACACGCTGTCAAAACGATAGGGACCTTCTTCCGAACGGATCAGGGCCTTTGCCCTC
This region includes:
- a CDS encoding ATP-binding protein, encoding MKIGITYRLFLSILAATGLAILSLFLIMRWNIDQGFYQYLKTLDQSRLEQMAGNLEEAYSEHGNWDFLRDNPRLWIGSLMSVRSDDAADAPSKIIEDGKEMPPLPQGPRRGRRSRWPFIVLDAERKPVFGKIEEAEGADFRPVIQNGKTVGYIGFLPPKQFLNPHQLQFLKQQKSALILAAGGMVLAVMIFSLPLAKRLVRPIRAMTAATGDLASGNYSVRVPVGSLDELGQLARDFNTLALTLEKNEQARRQWVADISHELRTPVAVLRGELEALLDGIRTVTPEAIQSLHAEAMRLNRLVDDLYQLSLSDIGALTYRKENLDLARVLRDSLESYRTEFGRKGIKVTEDISRECGIMVFADRERLNQLFTNMLENSLRYTDPGGDLVIGLAFPEGQVSIVFQDSTPGVPKEELDRLFERLYRVEGSRSRTSGGAGLGLAISKKIVEAHEGTISAHPSPLGGLLIRVTFPIIVRSA
- a CDS encoding periplasmic heavy metal sensor is translated as MKRILAGLLLGFVVLVIASHDASAQTCGCSDGSGKSFRGEGTPMISPMRHEGMPMMRREHHHMWRTLMSLGLDEKQKEAVREIKSRVMKDTVRKRADLEVARIDLRDLLRKDQVDMTAVEATLAKMASLQTDIRLSHIKASQEIKTKLTPEQRKKFKEMLEMGPGTERMKHDGRRMTPPAEKKEGALQGKEQEHS
- a CDS encoding DNA-binding protein, which encodes MKKFTVYALILISFSALFALVTVSVYGQQGFGRFGGRGGSRGEGKQSYDPSRAEVVSGEVSSVKDIETKNGKMSGAGLELITSGGQLLVFLGPHVYVDLQNIRISVGDKVDIKGVKTAADGQALFIAGEVRKGDEVLKLRDDKGVPLWAGNKQQGGR
- a CDS encoding response regulator; protein product: MNGKILIVEDEAKLANLLVDYLKTSGFEPFSLSNGTEAVPWIREHKPDLVLLDLMLPGRDGMDICREVRTFSRVPVIMVTAKVEEIDRLLGLELGADDYICKPFSPREVVARVKAVLRRAHDGKTFQAHGLVLDEHRYRAALRGQDLGLTAVEFKLLQVLVINPGRIYNRQQLMEKIYPDDRFVSDRTIDGHIKKLRRKLEAVDPETKLIQSVYGVGYKFESEP
- a CDS encoding response regulator; translated protein: MSSGEVLVIDDDKSTRDSLRIFLEFEGYIVSTCESGAAALDLIRKKHFEILLIDYRMPEMNGDELTRWLRPLCPEAFILGISIESNEQAFLRAGADAFLGKRELVQKLIPLLKDRTQG
- a CDS encoding DUF1232 domain-containing protein codes for the protein MNIRENLQKAVKSFSVEVLAMWLASRDRCVRWYVKLILLFAIAYVVSPYDLINDRVPFWGQVDDIVVLRISYVICRKIIDPVILDDCRERATRFLDAGTANKLRFIAALILVWGFVIFLIAKYLVHKIGKL